The genomic interval GCGCAACCCTCCGCCGAAGGGCTAGTTATTCTGGGGCCTGGCTTCATGCGCGGCAAGGAGCACCTGGCCGGGCTGGCTCGGGCCCTGGCCGCCGCGGGGCTGGCAACGGCGACCCTGGACTATTGCAATGGGCGACTCTGGGATGGCGGCCATTATCAAAACGGCCTCGACATGGTGCGGCTCGCCCAGGAACTGGGAGGGCGTCGGGTCGTCTATGTGGGCTTTTCCGCCGGCGCCCTGGCGGCCCTGGTCGCCGGGTACCGGGATCCCCAGGCCCTCGGCGTGATCGCCCTGGACCTGGTCGATGCCGACGGGCTGGGACTACGGCTGGCGGCGGGACTCGACAAGCCCCTGATCGGTCTCATGGGCGAGCCCTCCGCCTGTAATGCCGGGGCCCGGGGGCTGCAAGTCTTGAAGGCGAGCCGGCTGGGTCGCGCCGAGTCCGTTCCCGGCGCCGGGCACTGCGATTTCGAGTCGCCGACGGATGGCTTGTGCGAGCTGGTCTGCGGAGCAACGGCGGGAGCCTCCGCTCGACGTCGGGAGATTATCGCGGCCACGGTGCTGGCCGCCGTGGAACTCGTGGAGCCCCGGCCGGACCGATCGGACCCACCCGGCCGACCGGACAGAACCTAGCCCCCCCT from Chromatiaceae bacterium carries:
- a CDS encoding alpha/beta hydrolase codes for the protein MTPIVDSLSRNPALGLVLVLGAGLSLLGCAPPAVRDAGPDTQAPEPGVAVPGRAHQVRVEEGVILSATGCEFDYRLYRPAQPSAEGLVILGPGFMRGKEHLAGLARALAAAGLATATLDYCNGRLWDGGHYQNGLDMVRLAQELGGRRVVYVGFSAGALAALVAGYRDPQALGVIALDLVDADGLGLRLAAGLDKPLIGLMGEPSACNAGARGLQVLKASRLGRAESVPGAGHCDFESPTDGLCELVCGATAGASARRREIIAATVLAAVELVEPRPDRSDPPGRPDRT